The proteins below come from a single Ictidomys tridecemlineatus isolate mIctTri1 chromosome 8, mIctTri1.hap1, whole genome shotgun sequence genomic window:
- the Zkscan8 gene encoding zinc finger protein with KRAB and SCAN domains 8, which translates to MATESRKLSSAPSPPDQTPEEDLVIVKVEEDHDWDPESSLHENNPPGQELFRLRFRQLCYQETLGPREALIQLRALCHQWLRPDLNTKEQILELLVLEQLLTILPEELQTLVKEHQLENGEEVVTLLEDLERQIDILGRPVPARAHGHRVLWEEVVPSESAPEPPSTQLQPVITQRKSQDRALSASQNPTSSQKGSSRDKEVTATLLTAGFQTLEKIEDMAVSLIREEWLLDPSQKDLSRDNRPENYRNMFSLGVETRNENKELASKQVISTGVQPHGETAAKYNGDVIRGLEHGEAQDLGKLERQQGNPTQERRHKCDECGKSFAQSSGLVRHWRIHTGEKPYQCNVCGKAFSYRSALLSHQDIHNKVKRYHCKECGKAFSQNTGLILHQRIHTGEKPYQCNQCGKAFSQSAGLILHQRIHSGERPYECNECGKAFSHSSHLIGHQRIHTGEKPYECDECGKTFRRSSHLIGHQRSHTGEKPYKCSECGRAFSQKSGLIEHQRIHTGERPYKCKECGKAFNGNTGLIQHLRIHTGEKPYQCSECGKAFIQRSSLIRHQRIHSGEKSESLGV; encoded by the exons ATGGCTACAGAATCAAGAAAGCTTTCTTCAGCCCCATCTCCACCTGACCAGACTCCTGAAGAGGACCTTGTAATCGTCAAGGTAGAGGAAGATCATGATTGGGACCCAGAATCTAGCCTGCATGAAAATAACCCTCCTGGCCAAGAACTATTCCGCCTACGCTTCAGACAATTGTGCTACCAGGAGACTCTAGGACCCCGAGAGGCTCTGATCCAGCTCCGGGCACTTTGCCATCAGTGGCTAAGGCCAGATTTGAACACCAAGGAGCAGATTCTGGAGCTGCTGGTGCTGGAGCAGCTCCTGACTATCCTGCCTGAGGAGCTGCAGACTCTAGTTAAGGAACATCAGTTAGAAAATGGAGAAGAAGTGGTGACCTTATTGGAGGATTTGGAAAGACAGATTGATATACTAGGACGGCCA GTCCCAGCTCGAGCACATGGACATAGGGTACTCTGGGAGGAAGTGGTTCCTTCAGAATCTGCACCAGAACCTCCAAGTACTCAGCTCCAACCTGTGATAACCCAGCGTAAATCACAGGACAGAG CCCTGTCTGCTTCCCAGAATCCTACCTCTTCCCAAAAAGGAAGTTCCAGAGACAAGGAAGTAACAGCTACACTTCTCACAGCAGGGTTCCAG ACTTTGGAGAAGATTGaagatatggctgtgtcccttaTTCGAGAGGAGTGGCTTCTTGATCCATCACAGAAGGATCTGAGTAGAGATAATAGGCCCGAGAATTACAGAAATATGTTCTCCCTGG GTGTTGAGACCAGGAATGAGAACAAGGAATTAGCTTCAAAACAGGTAATATCTACTGGAGTACAACCACATGGAGAGACAGCTGCCAAATACAACGGGGATGTTATCAGGGGTCTTGAGCATGGAGAAGCCCAAGACCTGGGCAAATTAGAGAGGCAGCAGGGAAATCCCACACAAGAGAGACGACATAAGTGTGATGAATGTGGGAAGAGCTTTGCTCAGAGCTCAGGCCTTGTTCGCCACTGGAGAATCCACACTGGGGAGAAACCCTATCAGTGTAACGTGTGTGGTAAAGCCTTCAGTTATAGGTCCGCCCTTCTTTCCCATCAGGATATTCACAACAAAGTAAAACGTTATCACTGTAAGGAGTGTGGTAAAGCCTTCAGTCAAAACACAGGACTGATCCtgcaccagagaatccacactggggagaagccGTATCAGTGTAATCAGTGTGGAAAGGCTTTCAGTCAGAGTGCAGGTCTTATTCTACATCAAAGAATCCACAGTGGGGAGAGACCCTatgaatgtaatgaatgtgggaaagctttcagTCATAGCTCACACCTCATTGGAcatcagagaatccacactggggagaagccctatgagtgtGATGAGTGTGGAAAAACCTTCAGGCGGAGCTCACATCTTATTGGCCATCAGAGAAgccatactggggagaagccctacaaatgcaGTGAGTGTGGGAGGGCCTTCAGTCAAAAGTCAGGCCTTATTGAAcatcagagaatccacactggagaaagaccctataaatgtaaagaatgtgggaaagcttttaatGGGAACACTGGCCTCATTCAACATCTGAGAATCCACACAGGGGAGAAGCCCTACCAATGCAgtgagtgtgggaaagcctttattCAGAGGTCAAGTCTCATACGACATCAGAGAATCCACAGTGGAGAAAAATCTGAATCCTTAGGAGTTTAG